Proteins from one Streptosporangium becharense genomic window:
- a CDS encoding AfsR/SARP family transcriptional regulator, producing MRFDILGPTRIRRGDGGEIPPGGPGMRALLVLLLLDAGKVVTAERLVTGLYGADAPAGVANALQSRVSRLRRVLGVRDVVEYHPAGYRLAADPGAVDAHRFERLAAGGRRALAAGEHGRAAALLEEALGLWRGPALADVGDAPFAPAASARLEELRLDCVEDRVQAGLELGRHRELVAELRELAAAHPLRERLHAQLMRALYGAGRQAEALEVYRRARRVLGEELGVDPSAELTAVHLAMLRADPALGVTRTGPVPGTLLPPPAPGPDPTGFAAAAPGAGSGEGPVPASGAGSGENPGSAGPLTAPVPDTGLSGPAECAGPARLGLRAQLTSFVGREDEMSRLRALLGRARLVTLVGPGGAGKTRLAGEVAAGDRADVCFAELAPVADGAEAAQTVLGALGVRDAGLLPPPEPGRPVPSPLARLTAALHGRPMLLVLDNCEHLVAEVAHLADRLLAACPRLRILATSREALGITGEAIHPVGPLPVPPAGTAAEEAATVPAVRLFADRASAVRPGFGVDEANVGQVLDVCRALDGLPLALELAAARLRSLPLAEVASRLGDRFRLLSRGSRTALPRHQTLRAVVAWSWDLLDDAERLLAARLTVFAGGATPGAAARVCGLPEAEAVDLLSSLAEKSLVEQVGGRYRMLETIRAYCAERLAERGETEERREAHGAYYADLVAEADPALRGAGQLEWLRRLDEEGDDLHAALRWAAATGRAALGLRLVAGLAMYWWVRGRRSEGAGLAADLLGAIGPAPVEGLEEEYAMCVLVASSGERRSPEPPAPPETVAPLVPPIGRPHRYPLLAMMWSMFTGPASVSPEEIGPGPAGERWDGVTDPWLRALLRFGYGFLLQHRGDAVAAERAFGEALGLFRAVGERWGSALTLMELADCADLRDDRAASRALAGEALRLAEELGSVEDIAELVHRRARWAVRDGDLETARAEYLLTAEHARRAGAPEILAKAHRGLGEVARLRGDLAEALAHARRALEVCPLEWYTAEETRLRVTVDLGRIAASGGDVAAARARYGEVLVPALSRYPSVAGAAVEGLAEAALLEGDTAGAARLLGAAVALSGAAVPRGTAPPAAHPATHPDVVRVAEAARARLGADAYEEEWLTGARLSRDEVAALLGL from the coding sequence ATGCGGTTCGACATCCTCGGCCCCACCCGGATCCGGCGCGGCGACGGCGGCGAGATCCCCCCGGGCGGGCCGGGGATGCGCGCTCTGCTGGTGCTCCTCCTCCTCGACGCGGGGAAGGTCGTGACCGCCGAGCGGCTGGTCACCGGCCTGTACGGGGCGGACGCCCCCGCGGGCGTGGCCAACGCCCTGCAGTCACGGGTCTCCCGGCTGCGCCGGGTGCTGGGCGTCCGGGACGTGGTCGAGTACCATCCGGCGGGTTACCGGCTCGCGGCCGACCCCGGCGCGGTCGACGCGCATCGTTTCGAGCGGCTCGCCGCCGGGGGACGCCGGGCACTCGCGGCCGGTGAGCACGGCCGAGCCGCCGCGCTGCTGGAGGAGGCGCTCGGTCTCTGGCGCGGTCCGGCGCTGGCCGACGTCGGCGACGCGCCGTTCGCCCCGGCGGCCTCGGCCCGGCTGGAAGAGCTCCGGCTCGACTGCGTGGAGGACCGCGTCCAGGCCGGCCTGGAGCTGGGCCGGCACCGGGAGCTGGTGGCGGAGCTCCGGGAGCTGGCTGCCGCCCACCCGCTCAGGGAGCGGCTGCACGCGCAGCTCATGCGGGCCCTGTACGGCGCGGGGCGCCAAGCCGAGGCGCTGGAGGTCTACCGCCGGGCCAGGCGGGTCCTCGGCGAGGAGCTCGGCGTCGACCCGTCGGCCGAGCTGACGGCCGTCCACCTGGCCATGCTCAGAGCCGACCCGGCCCTGGGGGTGACGCGTACCGGTCCGGTACCGGGCACGCTGCTGCCCCCTCCGGCCCCGGGCCCGGATCCGACCGGTTTCGCCGCCGCCGCTCCGGGTGCCGGTTCCGGCGAGGGCCCCGTCCCGGCCTCGGGTGCCGGTTCCGGCGAGAACCCCGGTTCGGCCGGCCCGCTCACCGCCCCCGTCCCGGACACCGGGCTGTCCGGGCCCGCCGAGTGCGCCGGGCCCGCCCGGCTGGGGCTGCGTGCCCAGCTGACCAGCTTCGTCGGCCGCGAGGACGAGATGTCCCGGCTGCGCGCGCTGCTCGGCCGGGCGAGGCTGGTCACCCTCGTCGGCCCCGGCGGCGCGGGCAAGACCCGGCTGGCCGGGGAGGTCGCCGCCGGGGACCGGGCCGACGTGTGCTTCGCCGAGCTGGCCCCCGTCGCCGACGGCGCGGAGGCGGCGCAGACCGTCCTCGGCGCGCTGGGCGTCCGCGACGCGGGGTTGCTCCCGCCCCCGGAACCCGGCCGCCCGGTGCCGAGCCCCCTGGCCCGGCTCACCGCGGCGCTGCACGGCCGCCCGATGCTGCTCGTCCTGGACAACTGCGAGCATCTGGTGGCGGAGGTCGCCCACCTCGCCGACCGGTTGCTGGCCGCCTGCCCCCGGCTGCGGATCCTGGCCACCAGCAGGGAGGCGCTCGGCATCACCGGCGAGGCGATCCACCCGGTCGGGCCGCTGCCGGTGCCGCCGGCGGGCACGGCCGCGGAGGAGGCGGCGACCGTGCCCGCAGTACGGCTCTTCGCCGACCGGGCGTCCGCCGTCCGTCCCGGGTTCGGTGTCGACGAGGCCAACGTCGGGCAGGTGCTGGATGTCTGCCGGGCGCTGGACGGCCTGCCGCTCGCCCTGGAGCTGGCCGCCGCGCGTCTGCGTTCCCTGCCGCTGGCGGAGGTCGCCTCCCGGCTGGGCGACCGGTTCCGGCTGCTGTCGCGGGGCAGCCGCACCGCGCTGCCCCGCCACCAGACGCTCCGCGCGGTGGTCGCCTGGAGCTGGGACCTCCTCGACGACGCCGAACGGCTCCTGGCCGCCCGGCTGACCGTCTTCGCGGGCGGCGCGACCCCGGGGGCCGCCGCACGGGTGTGCGGGCTGCCGGAGGCCGAGGCCGTCGACCTGCTGAGCTCCCTGGCGGAGAAGTCGCTCGTCGAACAGGTGGGCGGTCGCTACCGGATGCTGGAGACCATCCGCGCGTACTGCGCGGAACGGCTGGCCGAGCGCGGCGAGACCGAGGAGCGCCGGGAGGCGCACGGCGCGTACTACGCGGACCTGGTGGCCGAGGCCGATCCCGCGCTGCGAGGCGCGGGGCAACTGGAGTGGCTGCGGCGGCTGGACGAGGAGGGCGACGACCTGCACGCGGCCCTGCGCTGGGCCGCCGCCACCGGCCGGGCCGCGCTGGGGCTGCGGCTGGTGGCCGGGCTCGCCATGTACTGGTGGGTGCGGGGACGCCGCTCGGAGGGGGCGGGCCTGGCCGCCGACCTCCTCGGCGCGATCGGGCCCGCCCCGGTCGAGGGGCTGGAGGAGGAGTACGCGATGTGCGTGCTCGTCGCCTCCTCCGGTGAGCGGCGGTCGCCGGAGCCGCCCGCCCCGCCGGAGACGGTCGCACCGCTCGTCCCGCCGATCGGCCGGCCGCACCGGTACCCGCTCCTGGCCATGATGTGGTCCATGTTCACCGGCCCGGCCTCCGTCAGCCCGGAGGAGATCGGGCCGGGGCCGGCCGGGGAGCGGTGGGACGGTGTCACCGACCCGTGGCTGCGTGCCCTGCTCCGGTTCGGCTACGGCTTCCTCCTGCAGCACCGAGGTGACGCCGTCGCGGCCGAGCGCGCCTTCGGCGAGGCACTGGGCCTGTTCCGCGCGGTGGGGGAGCGGTGGGGGAGCGCGCTCACCCTGATGGAGCTCGCCGACTGCGCCGACCTGCGCGATGACCGGGCGGCCTCGCGTGCCCTGGCCGGTGAGGCGCTGCGGCTGGCCGAGGAGCTCGGGTCGGTCGAGGACATCGCCGAACTCGTCCACCGCCGGGCCCGGTGGGCCGTCCGCGACGGCGACCTCGAGACGGCGCGGGCCGAGTACCTCCTGACGGCCGAGCACGCCCGCCGGGCGGGTGCGCCTGAGATCCTGGCCAAGGCCCACCGGGGCCTCGGCGAGGTCGCCCGGCTCCGCGGGGACCTCGCCGAGGCCCTGGCCCACGCCCGCAGGGCCCTGGAGGTGTGCCCGCTGGAGTGGTACACCGCGGAGGAGACCCGGCTGCGCGTCACCGTCGACCTGGGACGGATCGCCGCGTCGGGCGGTGACGTCGCCGCGGCGAGGGCCCGGTACGGCGAGGTGCTCGTCCCGGCGCTCTCCCGGTACCCGTCCGTGGCGGGTGCGGCCGTCGAGGGCCTGGCGGAGGCGGCGCTGCTGGAGGGGGACACGGCCGGCGCCGCCCGCCTGCTGGGGGCGGCCGTCGCGCTGAGCGGGGCCGCCGTCCCCCGCGGGACCGCCCCGCCCGCCGCCCATCCCGCCACCCATCCCGACGTCGTCCGCGTCGCCGAGGCCGCCCGTGCCCGGCTCGGCGCCGACGCGTACGAGGAGGAGTGGCTCACCGGCGCACGCCTGTCACGCGACGAGGTGGCCGCGCTCCTCGGCCTGTGA
- a CDS encoding MFS transporter, with protein sequence MTDNSPAADRRRWAVLAIACLAAALLSIDVTVLHLALPQLAADLGPSAAQILWIGDAYGFALAGLLITMGNVGDRIGRKRLLLIGSVAFGAASALTAYAPTPELLIAARALLGVAGATIMPSTLSIIRNVFTDPGERTAAVGVWSGMGAAGFALGPVVGGLLLDRFWWGSVFLINLPVMAVIVVTGLVVLPESRNPAPGRLDPASVLLSLAGVTSLIYAVKEAASYGPAQPGVLVAAGAGTAALVLFARRQTRLAEPLIDVRLFRRRAFSASVGANLVAIFGMSALSLLFAWYFQLVLGWSPLQAGLAGLPGGLSAAVGGALAAGLISRLGRARTVALGLASAAAAYACYSRIGLDTSYTFLLVPMVVCGMGIGLTFAVTNDTVLACVPKERAGAAAAISETFFELGGALGIAVLGSILTGSYRGALRLPGGLPEEAATAARESLPTAMRAAAALPAELGAGVVAAAREAFVGSVAVTSLSAAGMIAALAAVSLFSLRGVPGVIPEELRAGSHG encoded by the coding sequence ATGACGGACAACTCTCCCGCCGCCGACCGCCGCAGGTGGGCGGTTCTCGCCATCGCCTGCCTGGCCGCGGCGCTCCTGTCGATCGACGTCACCGTGCTGCACCTGGCGCTTCCCCAGCTGGCCGCCGACCTGGGGCCCTCGGCCGCCCAGATCCTCTGGATCGGCGACGCGTACGGCTTCGCGCTGGCCGGCCTGCTCATCACGATGGGCAACGTCGGCGACCGGATCGGCCGCAAGCGCCTGCTCCTCATCGGGTCCGTCGCCTTCGGCGCCGCGTCGGCGCTGACCGCCTACGCACCCACCCCGGAGCTGCTCATCGCCGCCCGTGCCCTGCTCGGTGTGGCAGGCGCCACGATCATGCCCTCCACCCTGTCGATCATCCGTAACGTGTTCACCGACCCCGGTGAGCGGACCGCGGCGGTCGGTGTCTGGAGCGGGATGGGCGCCGCGGGCTTCGCCCTGGGACCGGTCGTCGGGGGCCTGTTGCTCGACCGCTTCTGGTGGGGCTCGGTCTTCCTGATCAACCTGCCGGTGATGGCGGTCATCGTGGTCACCGGGCTGGTGGTGCTGCCCGAATCGCGGAATCCGGCCCCCGGCCGGCTCGACCCGGCGAGCGTTCTGCTCTCGCTGGCCGGCGTGACAAGTTTGATCTACGCTGTAAAGGAGGCGGCGTCGTACGGACCGGCACAACCCGGCGTCCTGGTCGCGGCGGGTGCCGGGACGGCCGCGCTGGTCCTGTTCGCACGGCGGCAGACGCGCCTGGCCGAACCGTTGATCGATGTCCGGCTCTTCCGGCGGCGGGCCTTCTCCGCGTCGGTCGGCGCCAACCTCGTCGCCATCTTCGGGATGTCCGCGCTGTCGCTGCTGTTCGCCTGGTACTTCCAGCTCGTCCTCGGCTGGTCCCCTCTGCAGGCCGGCCTGGCGGGCCTGCCCGGTGGCCTGTCGGCGGCCGTCGGCGGTGCGCTGGCGGCCGGGCTGATCTCCCGGCTGGGCCGGGCCCGCACGGTCGCCCTGGGACTGGCGTCGGCGGCGGCGGCCTACGCCTGCTACAGCCGGATCGGTCTCGACACCTCGTACACGTTCCTCCTCGTCCCCATGGTGGTCTGCGGCATGGGCATCGGGCTGACGTTCGCCGTCACCAACGACACCGTGCTCGCGTGCGTGCCCAAGGAGCGGGCGGGTGCGGCGGCGGCCATCTCGGAGACCTTCTTCGAACTGGGCGGCGCGCTGGGCATCGCCGTCCTCGGCAGCATCCTCACCGGCTCCTACCGCGGTGCTCTCCGGCTGCCCGGGGGGCTGCCGGAGGAGGCGGCCACCGCCGCCCGGGAGTCGCTGCCCACCGCGATGCGGGCCGCCGCGGCACTCCCCGCCGAACTGGGGGCGGGGGTCGTGGCCGCGGCCCGGGAGGCGTTCGTCGGCTCGGTCGCGGTGACCTCGCTCTCCGCCGCGGGGATGATCGCCGCGCTGGCGGCAGTCTCGCTGTTCAGCCTGCGGGGTGTGCCCGGTGTGATCCCCGAGGAGCTCCGCGCCGGGTCCCACGGGTGA
- a CDS encoding glycoside hydrolase family 3 N-terminal domain-containing protein, with the protein MTRPFARSGARRSGFAVLAGLAVLAGGATGLPGAGAEAASTGTAGSASVSAETVSAKATGAEAAGAVTASAGTAGAETARGGRQPVIGRPALDARGCARIEKNLPTLADWPKVSSGIKRNPADERRIAKIVAGMTLAEKVGQMTQPEIAAITPEEVGRYFIGSVLNGGGSWPGRDKHAPQRAWLDLADAYWAASVATRTKIPVIWGIDAVHGNNNVYGATIFPHNIGLGAAQDPCLVRDIGAATAAQIRATGQDWAFAPTLAVPRDDRWGRTYEGFSEDPRITRAYGYEAVRGLQGGNPLRIGKGGVIATAKHFIGDGGTLKGVDQGVNPSSEAEMINLHGQGYYGALAAGAQTVMVSFNSWTNEELGITEGKLHGSERALTGILKRKIGFDGVVVSDWNGIGQVPGCTNASCPRAINAGIDVVMVPNDWKAFIANTVAQVDSGEIPMTRIDDAVTRILRVKLRAGVLDGPRPSRRAFAGSADALEARRLAREAVRESQVLLKNNGGVLPLPADSRVLVVGKSADSLQNQTGGWSLTWQGTGNVNADFPNGTTILGGLREALGEADVTFAETADGVDPAAYDAVIAVIGETPYAEGVGDLGRRSLEAARLHPGDLAVLDKVSGKGVPVVTVYVTGRPLWVNKELNRSDAFVVAWLPGTEGGGVADLLVRGRDRHGYTGRLPYSWPKTACQTPLNAGTEGYDPLFPLGYGLRSRQSGSVGTLDETAPPSGCGGQGGGGEANEDLEIFNRADVAPYRSFIGSADNWGGTEIGADGEAAHSAIGVVPADVNVQQDALKATWNGTGPAQIYMQDPAKGTDLRGYLNADGALVFDTVVHRPPAARTVISVHCGYPCLGEVVATSLFQGLPVGTKATVKIPISCFAAAGLDLETVNTPFLVYTDGAFSASFADVRWVPKAATDPDARSCSDLS; encoded by the coding sequence ATGACCAGACCCTTCGCCCGCTCGGGTGCCCGCCGGAGCGGGTTCGCGGTGCTGGCGGGCCTCGCCGTCCTGGCCGGCGGTGCCACCGGGCTGCCCGGCGCGGGCGCCGAGGCCGCGAGCACCGGGACCGCCGGCTCCGCAAGCGTGAGTGCCGAGACCGTGAGCGCCAAGGCCACGGGTGCCGAGGCCGCGGGTGCCGTGACCGCGAGTGCCGGGACCGCAGGCGCTGAGACGGCGCGCGGCGGCCGGCAGCCGGTGATCGGCAGACCCGCGCTGGACGCCCGCGGCTGCGCGCGCATCGAGAAGAACCTTCCCACACTCGCCGATTGGCCGAAGGTCAGCAGCGGGATCAAACGGAACCCGGCCGACGAGAGGCGGATCGCGAAGATCGTCGCCGGGATGACGCTCGCCGAGAAGGTCGGGCAGATGACCCAACCGGAGATCGCCGCGATCACCCCGGAGGAGGTCGGCCGGTACTTCATCGGCTCGGTGCTCAACGGCGGCGGCTCGTGGCCGGGACGCGACAAACACGCCCCGCAGCGGGCCTGGCTCGATCTGGCCGACGCCTACTGGGCGGCATCCGTCGCCACCAGGACGAAGATCCCCGTCATCTGGGGCATCGACGCCGTGCACGGCAACAACAACGTCTACGGTGCGACGATCTTCCCCCACAACATCGGCCTGGGGGCGGCGCAGGACCCCTGCCTCGTCCGCGACATCGGGGCGGCGACGGCCGCGCAGATCCGGGCCACCGGTCAGGACTGGGCCTTCGCCCCGACGCTCGCCGTTCCCCGCGACGACCGGTGGGGCCGCACCTACGAGGGCTTCTCCGAGGACCCGCGGATCACCCGTGCCTACGGCTACGAGGCCGTCAGGGGGTTGCAGGGCGGCAACCCGCTCCGTATCGGGAAGGGCGGGGTCATCGCCACCGCCAAACACTTCATCGGTGACGGCGGCACGCTCAAGGGCGTCGACCAGGGGGTCAACCCCTCCTCCGAGGCCGAGATGATCAACCTGCACGGCCAGGGGTACTACGGCGCGCTCGCGGCCGGCGCCCAGACGGTGATGGTCTCGTTCAACAGCTGGACGAACGAGGAGCTCGGTATCACCGAGGGCAAGCTGCACGGCAGCGAGCGCGCGCTCACCGGCATCCTCAAACGGAAGATCGGTTTCGACGGCGTCGTCGTCTCCGACTGGAACGGCATCGGCCAGGTCCCCGGGTGCACCAACGCGAGCTGTCCGCGGGCGATCAACGCGGGCATCGACGTGGTGATGGTGCCCAACGACTGGAAGGCCTTCATCGCCAACACCGTCGCGCAGGTCGACAGCGGTGAGATCCCGATGACGCGGATCGACGACGCGGTGACGCGCATCCTGCGCGTGAAGCTGCGCGCCGGGGTGCTCGACGGGCCCAGGCCCTCCAGGCGGGCCTTCGCCGGGTCGGCCGACGCCCTGGAGGCGAGGAGACTCGCCCGGGAGGCCGTCCGCGAGTCGCAGGTGCTGCTCAAGAACAACGGCGGGGTGCTGCCGCTGCCCGCCGACTCCAGGGTGCTCGTGGTCGGCAAGAGCGCCGACAGCCTGCAGAACCAGACCGGTGGCTGGTCCCTGACCTGGCAGGGCACCGGCAACGTCAACGCCGACTTCCCGAACGGCACGACGATCCTCGGCGGCCTGCGCGAGGCGCTCGGCGAGGCCGACGTCACCTTCGCCGAGACCGCCGACGGCGTCGACCCGGCGGCCTACGACGCGGTGATCGCCGTGATCGGCGAGACACCGTACGCGGAGGGGGTCGGCGACCTGGGCAGGCGTTCGCTGGAGGCGGCCAGGCTCCACCCGGGTGACCTGGCGGTGCTCGACAAGGTCAGCGGCAAGGGCGTCCCGGTGGTGACCGTCTACGTCACCGGCCGGCCGCTCTGGGTCAACAAGGAGCTCAACCGCTCCGACGCCTTCGTGGTCGCGTGGCTGCCGGGCACCGAGGGCGGCGGCGTCGCGGACCTGCTCGTCCGGGGCCGGGACCGGCACGGCTACACCGGCAGGCTCCCGTACTCCTGGCCGAAGACCGCCTGTCAGACACCGCTCAACGCGGGCACCGAGGGCTACGACCCGCTCTTCCCCCTCGGCTACGGCCTGCGTTCCCGGCAGAGCGGGTCCGTCGGCACGCTGGACGAGACCGCACCCCCGTCCGGGTGCGGCGGACAGGGCGGCGGCGGTGAGGCGAACGAGGACCTGGAGATCTTCAACCGGGCGGACGTCGCACCGTACCGGAGCTTCATCGGATCGGCGGACAACTGGGGCGGCACCGAGATCGGTGCCGACGGCGAGGCGGCGCACTCCGCGATCGGCGTGGTCCCCGCCGACGTCAACGTGCAGCAGGACGCCCTCAAGGCGACCTGGAACGGCACCGGCCCGGCCCAGATCTACATGCAGGACCCGGCGAAGGGTACCGACCTGCGCGGCTACCTCAACGCCGACGGGGCTCTGGTCTTCGACACCGTCGTCCACCGGCCTCCGGCGGCCCGGACCGTGATCAGCGTCCACTGCGGTTACCCCTGTCTCGGCGAGGTGGTGGCGACCTCCCTCTTCCAGGGTCTGCCCGTGGGCACGAAGGCGACCGTGAAGATCCCCATCTCCTGCTTCGCCGCGGCCGGGCTCGACCTGGAGACGGTCAACACGCCGTTCCTCGTGTACACCGACGGCGCGTTCTCGGCCTCGTTCGCCGACGTCCGCTGGGTTCCCAAGGCGGCGACCGACCCCGACGCCAGGAGCTGCTCCGACCTGAGCTGA
- a CDS encoding gas vesicle protein K: MRWRADASGNGHANRWRAGGRATARRSRWRIDTDPETVERDLSRLVLTLVELIRQLVERQCIRRMEQGDLSDEQIEVLGLTLMRLEEAMTELCERFGLSPSDLNLDLGPLGTLLPTD, from the coding sequence GTGCGGTGGCGTGCCGACGCCTCCGGGAACGGGCACGCCAACCGGTGGCGCGCCGGCGGCCGGGCGACCGCGCGGCGCAGCCGGTGGCGGATCGACACCGACCCGGAGACGGTCGAACGCGACCTGAGCCGTCTCGTGCTCACCCTCGTCGAGCTCATCCGCCAGCTGGTGGAACGCCAGTGCATCCGCCGGATGGAGCAGGGCGACCTGTCCGACGAGCAGATCGAAGTGCTGGGCCTGACGCTCATGCGCCTGGAGGAGGCCATGACGGAACTGTGCGAGCGCTTCGGGCTCTCCCCCTCCGACCTCAACCTCGACCTCGGGCCGCTCGGCACCCTGCTCCCCACCGACTGA
- a CDS encoding gas vesicle protein produces the protein MTPEGGRAMPTDRSRGAELAARGRLPPERVALVDLLDRLLAGGVVVTGDLVLSIADIDLVRISLRALITSIRAPDEPEPVRWPGTPRSVPPPGTPGDGCPP, from the coding sequence ATGACCCCCGAAGGAGGGCGGGCGATGCCCACCGACCGGTCGCGCGGGGCGGAACTGGCCGCCCGGGGACGCCTCCCGCCCGAGCGCGTGGCGCTGGTCGACCTGCTCGACCGGCTGCTGGCCGGCGGCGTGGTGGTGACCGGCGACCTGGTGCTGTCCATCGCGGACATCGACCTGGTGCGCATCTCGCTGCGTGCCCTGATCACGTCCATCCGCGCACCGGACGAGCCGGAGCCCGTCCGGTGGCCCGGCACGCCCCGGTCCGTGCCGCCACCCGGTACGCCCGGCGACGGGTGTCCACCGTGA
- a CDS encoding GvpL/GvpF family gas vesicle protein, with translation MAESGTYLYAIARDAGPAPPDDVPGVAGAPVRTITHDDLVAYVSPVPLDLFGEEPLRRSLEDLDWVGETARAHHRVVEAVARRAPTAPVRLVTIYSAEEQVRDLLHRRHDDLTAVLARVAGRREWGVKVYADPAGSSPAAEEPADTGRPGTAYLRRRQAGLRSRDDAWRAAVAYAEHAHAVLASVAVAAHRHRPQDPQLSGRDDWMVLNGAYLVGEDRDEEFAAAVDALRGQGVEVELTGPWAPYSFTALDLGPAGEEDGR, from the coding sequence GTGGCTGAGTCGGGGACGTACCTCTACGCGATCGCCCGGGACGCGGGCCCCGCTCCCCCGGACGACGTGCCGGGGGTGGCCGGCGCACCCGTGCGGACGATCACCCATGACGACCTCGTCGCGTACGTGAGCCCCGTTCCGCTGGACCTGTTCGGCGAGGAGCCGCTGCGGCGCTCGCTGGAGGACCTGGACTGGGTCGGGGAGACGGCCCGCGCGCACCACCGCGTCGTGGAGGCCGTGGCCCGGCGGGCCCCCACCGCCCCGGTCCGGCTGGTGACCATCTACAGCGCCGAGGAGCAGGTCCGCGACCTGCTGCACCGCAGGCACGACGACCTCACCGCCGTGCTCGCCCGGGTCGCGGGGCGTAGGGAGTGGGGGGTGAAGGTCTACGCGGACCCGGCCGGCTCCTCCCCCGCCGCGGAGGAGCCGGCGGACACCGGACGGCCCGGCACCGCCTACCTCAGACGGCGCCAGGCCGGTCTGCGCAGCCGCGACGACGCGTGGCGGGCGGCGGTCGCCTACGCCGAGCACGCCCATGCCGTCCTGGCGTCCGTCGCCGTCGCCGCCCACCGGCACCGGCCGCAGGACCCGCAGCTGTCCGGCCGCGACGACTGGATGGTGCTCAACGGCGCCTACCTCGTCGGCGAGGACCGCGACGAGGAGTTCGCCGCGGCCGTAGACGCCCTGCGCGGGCAGGGGGTCGAGGTGGAGCTCACCGGCCCCTGGGCTCCGTACTCCTTCACCGCGCTGGACCTCGGCCCGGCCGGTGAGGAGGACGGACGATGA
- a CDS encoding gas vesicle protein has protein sequence MARTGGAFPRAYGAGSPGRQSSANLADILERVLDRGVVIVGDIRVNLLDVELLTIKLRLLIASVDTARELGIDWWEHDPWLTGKAPDLVEENRRLRRRLAAAEEGRPERRFLDEAEDEHRSLGDTAEERRLLDEATGERRSLEKAAGERRSPEKPADGPAKRPSRKPGKPEKPGKTGKEERGG, from the coding sequence GTGGCACGGACCGGCGGCGCGTTCCCCCGGGCGTACGGCGCGGGATCGCCCGGCCGGCAGAGTTCCGCCAACCTCGCCGACATCCTGGAGCGGGTGCTCGACCGGGGCGTGGTGATCGTCGGCGACATCCGGGTGAACCTGCTGGACGTCGAGCTTCTCACCATCAAGCTGCGCCTGCTCATCGCCTCGGTGGACACGGCGCGTGAGCTGGGCATCGACTGGTGGGAGCACGACCCGTGGCTCACCGGGAAGGCCCCCGACCTGGTCGAGGAGAACCGCAGGCTCCGCCGCCGGCTCGCCGCGGCCGAGGAGGGACGCCCGGAGCGCCGCTTCCTCGACGAGGCGGAGGACGAGCACCGCTCCCTGGGCGACACCGCGGAGGAACGCCGGCTCCTCGACGAGGCCACAGGGGAACGCCGTTCTCTGGAGAAGGCCGCGGGGGAACGTCGCTCCCCGGAGAAGCCAGCGGACGGTCCCGCGAAACGACCGTCCAGGAAACCGGGGAAACCGGAGAAACCGGGGAAGACCGGGAAGGAGGAGCGCGGTGGCTGA
- the gvpO gene encoding gas vesicle protein GvpO, which yields MPVRRRVRDERAAGDAYETAGDDALDQDELDEEDEDEFDDELEEPEEDEEEPARAPRGAGRRSRRLSAATAGMAGLRHIAALTGKHTEGVTLVQPAEDGWLAEVEVVEDRHVPSTGDMLALYQVEMDPEGELLSYRRVRRYRRGRGDGGGTG from the coding sequence GTGCCTGTCAGGCGCAGAGTCCGCGACGAACGCGCTGCCGGCGACGCCTACGAGACCGCCGGCGACGACGCCCTCGACCAGGACGAGCTGGACGAGGAGGACGAGGACGAGTTCGACGACGAGCTGGAGGAACCGGAGGAGGACGAGGAGGAGCCGGCGCGGGCACCGCGCGGAGCGGGCCGCCGCTCCCGCAGACTGTCCGCGGCCACCGCCGGCATGGCCGGACTGCGCCACATCGCCGCCCTGACCGGCAAGCACACCGAGGGCGTGACCCTGGTACAACCGGCCGAGGACGGCTGGCTTGCCGAGGTCGAGGTCGTCGAGGACCGCCACGTCCCCTCGACGGGCGACATGCTCGCGCTCTACCAGGTCGAGATGGACCCGGAAGGGGAACTGCTGTCGTACCGCAGGGTGAGACGCTACCGGCGCGGCCGGGGCGACGGCGGCGGGACGGGCTGA
- a CDS encoding gas vesicle protein GvpG, giving the protein MNPVSLLFGLPLAPLRGLVRLAELIQEQAEMELRHPAAVRRRLEEVAEARAAGLISAEEEAEETERILREMIT; this is encoded by the coding sequence GTGAACCCGGTGAGTCTGCTCTTCGGCCTGCCGCTCGCGCCGCTGCGCGGGCTGGTCCGGCTCGCGGAGCTGATCCAGGAACAGGCCGAGATGGAGCTCCGGCACCCCGCGGCGGTACGGCGACGTCTGGAGGAGGTCGCCGAGGCCAGGGCCGCCGGCCTGATCTCCGCCGAGGAGGAGGCCGAGGAGACGGAGCGGATCCTCAGAGAAATGATCACCTGA